One part of the Candidatus Firestonebacteria bacterium RIFOXYD2_FULL_39_29 genome encodes these proteins:
- a CDS encoding [FeFe] hydrogenase H-cluster radical SAM maturase HydE, producing MEVKEAEILLQNWKEVFLKLKEKDLRLAREPKTLYQIANATRQKHQDNSCCVHGIIEFSNYCTCDCMYCGIRKNNKEVKRYRMTIEEIVKQADNAVNKLGFKALVLQSGEDSWYTEEKLLLLVKRIREKCGVLIVLSIGDRPVSVYKNLYEAGAKSALIRFETANEKIYESMKEGKKLKDRLALINKLKELGYLVISGFLIGLPGQTEHDLMDDIRLTGDINPEMFSFGPFIPHKGTPLSKERIPTLDEVLTVIARARILYPESKIVVTTALETLDKKGGAKKGLMSGANSLMINLTPEKYRDHYEIYPGRKGMEQTVEDRIKEVLKLLESIGRAPTDIGLV from the coding sequence GTGGAGGTGAAAGAGGCGGAAATTTTGCTTCAGAATTGGAAAGAAGTATTTCTTAAGCTGAAAGAAAAGGATCTCCGTCTTGCCCGGGAACCAAAAACGCTCTACCAGATTGCTAACGCCACCAGGCAAAAACATCAGGATAATTCCTGCTGCGTGCACGGTATAATAGAATTTTCCAATTACTGCACCTGCGATTGTATGTATTGCGGGATAAGAAAAAATAATAAGGAAGTAAAGCGCTATCGTATGACTATCGAGGAGATTGTAAAACAGGCGGACAATGCAGTCAACAAGCTTGGTTTTAAAGCGCTTGTGCTTCAATCCGGGGAAGATTCCTGGTATACCGAGGAAAAACTTCTCCTGCTTGTTAAAAGAATCAGAGAGAAGTGCGGTGTTCTCATAGTTTTAAGTATCGGAGATCGGCCGGTGTCAGTTTACAAAAACCTTTACGAAGCGGGCGCCAAATCAGCACTTATCAGGTTTGAAACAGCCAATGAGAAAATTTACGAAAGTATGAAGGAAGGTAAGAAACTCAAAGACAGACTTGCGCTGATAAACAAACTTAAAGAGCTGGGATACTTGGTAATATCTGGATTTTTGATAGGCCTTCCCGGCCAGACTGAGCATGACCTTATGGATGATATCAGGCTGACAGGTGATATAAATCCGGAAATGTTCTCCTTCGGTCCTTTTATACCTCATAAAGGGACTCCTCTTTCCAAGGAAAGAATCCCCACGCTTGACGAGGTACTCACTGTAATAGCCCGGGCAAGGATTCTTTACCCGGAGTCAAAGATAGTGGTGACCACTGCCCTGGAAACGCTTGATAAAAAGGGAGGGGCAAAAAAAGGTTTGATGTCCGGAGCAAATTCTTTAATGATTAACCTTACCCCGGAAAAGTACCGGGATCACTACGAGATATATCCCGGGAGAAAAGGGATGGAACAGACTGTGGAAGACCGGATAAAGGAAGTCCTGAAACTCCTTGAATCAATAGGACGAGCGCCTACGGATATAGGGTTAGTCTGA